In Panacibacter ginsenosidivorans, the following proteins share a genomic window:
- a CDS encoding T9SS type A sorting domain-containing protein has product MKNRVVCLCAIILTLMSVPVFSQVTDLSKTKYGIWQTYGDPVSSTINPEIRGRLCNFKWAKLEIAPDKWDWKEFDYNLALRAADSLPLIFMVFTEEDAPEWLYSNGVPKVAEKDNRGNVIAYCPFYEDPNYKFYFKRMIQRVREHVETLPSNVRNQVLAVQACFGSTGDYISYKGDVDRQYRITNAGFYALFQEFSQAYYDEYRNTNPKIYVLSNPKNNGPDQALWLLSNCPGGWLKAGSIGKGYQLNDEGSKAEWLYPILNQQIAGEYIRARSEITGGATKSAWWTKAPAMNMFALMCYDIYWGLDWNNQGYEQIGNKVYDSAYGFFNKYAGEKDPSKSAHALCALRDGLDASDAVRFPENLYGKAVRGNPNRYTKIANEFASHGAKLEDVHSAMNDEISNLGAKGINDVGWDIFPGNYERYLHQIKANETSVGYWNVQSANKNDMYGRFARGFDLAKGKNALYFNVEDAFFNDVPLDSKQPVVIEIIYFDNSYGSWELFYDGAVNTDQSSIQVTGTNTNSWKRASVTINDAYFGNRAKNGADFYIKSTGTEDVIFSTVELKRPNVGEVAGFSASSLKPFSPMCIQGSAYQTLYVSGSFLPQGNTIIGPLNGFAFSIDSGKTYPDSVIIKDRGAVFSEKVFVKFKPIKEGVYNGNIPVRGDNVPTYNVLVEATSVNSSPTLQPVVKSISCFGTKDGAIDLVSSGGEGPFTYNWSGTSNFKATTKDVSGLAAGTYTVSVNSLGGCLTKTTVQITSPTALQVTAEASQISVDQNTTMVTVSATGGTSPYLGVGSFSAGEGTYTYTVTDANGCNSNTVLTVTKSKSSLKAFASSQNISCHGGFTTVSVTATGGTEPYSGTGNFIVAAGTYTYTVTDADGTNSSITITVNEPPAFSAIVTTEKIMCNGGTTNIDVSGTGGVTPYSGIGNFTVNAGIYTYTLTDGNGCTAVKTINIIEPAQKLNVSLSADPILCNSSTTNIVVSASGGTAPYIGTGNFTALAGSYSFTVTDANGCSATQAINLSEPSALEVFVKAEPISNDQKATTVTVTANGGITPYTGTGNFTATEGQHSYTVTDANGCQASNSIMIANTQIAQLAATATQGSILCNGGTATVKVNATGGLAPYTGTGIYTVTAGTYTYTVKDALGNICNANITVAEPAPLNVSISSNADDGACKGLSSAITVNVTGGTTPYQYNLNAGNYQLSNEFNNLADGSYTVIVKDSNGCISSVPTVVTKSAPMKAWFSEVTDVSACGFADGSGTVINQGGIGPFEYSINNEDFQSGNVFTKLPENEYTVVVKDSRGCETSASTNIRRNSQLALEVSSLIPVSSCKNSNGEIKVMASGGGGAYQFCVNGQPFKGSSTFTDLSVGQYTITVKDWRGCTKSINVDMTKLPPLVAQVQSITNAGACENDGAITLGFSGGSGPYLFCINGGVSQSSNVFNNLPAGIYTVQVRDSRNCIASAIATIGKASEMHLKADTTAISCKGGSDGTITITTIGGVAPYQYSIDGKPFITRNIFGNVKAGIHTITVTDSKACIATIDVKMMPGTEDCSNSGPDLSIVFNPNDSLFKAMILPNPSPSAFTLITNGNSTERIDILVVDMTGKVVYKTSGSASQQYRFGSDFASGMYIVRILKGVHIENIKIIKTTSQ; this is encoded by the coding sequence ATGAAAAACCGCGTGGTATGCCTCTGTGCAATCATACTCACCTTAATGTCGGTGCCTGTATTTTCGCAGGTAACTGATCTTTCAAAAACCAAATATGGGATTTGGCAAACATATGGAGACCCTGTTTCCTCTACCATTAATCCTGAAATACGTGGACGCTTATGCAATTTCAAATGGGCAAAACTTGAAATTGCTCCTGATAAATGGGATTGGAAGGAATTTGATTATAATCTTGCCTTAAGAGCTGCTGATAGTTTACCCCTGATATTTATGGTATTTACGGAAGAGGATGCGCCGGAATGGCTATACAGTAATGGCGTACCAAAAGTTGCAGAAAAAGATAACAGGGGGAATGTAATTGCTTATTGTCCTTTTTATGAAGATCCTAACTACAAATTTTATTTTAAGCGCATGATCCAAAGGGTGCGTGAACATGTAGAAACATTGCCGTCCAACGTTCGGAATCAGGTACTGGCTGTGCAGGCATGTTTTGGCAGCACCGGAGATTATATCAGTTATAAAGGAGATGTTGACAGACAATACAGGATAACAAATGCTGGTTTTTATGCGCTTTTCCAGGAATTCAGTCAGGCTTATTACGATGAATACAGGAATACCAATCCTAAAATATATGTATTAAGTAACCCCAAAAATAATGGCCCTGATCAGGCGCTTTGGCTTTTAAGTAATTGTCCCGGCGGATGGTTAAAAGCAGGGTCTATTGGAAAAGGGTACCAGTTAAATGATGAAGGATCTAAAGCTGAATGGCTGTATCCGATATTGAATCAGCAAATTGCAGGTGAATATATCAGAGCACGCTCAGAGATAACAGGTGGTGCTACAAAATCTGCATGGTGGACAAAGGCACCAGCAATGAACATGTTTGCTTTAATGTGTTATGATATATATTGGGGACTTGACTGGAATAACCAGGGATATGAGCAGATTGGGAATAAAGTATACGATTCTGCCTATGGTTTTTTTAATAAATATGCAGGAGAAAAAGATCCGTCAAAAAGTGCTCATGCATTGTGTGCTTTACGAGATGGTCTTGATGCTTCTGACGCGGTAAGATTTCCTGAAAATTTATATGGGAAGGCTGTAAGGGGAAACCCCAACCGATATACAAAAATCGCGAATGAATTTGCTTCACATGGTGCAAAACTTGAGGATGTGCACAGTGCTATGAATGACGAAATAAGTAATCTTGGCGCCAAAGGTATTAATGATGTTGGCTGGGATATTTTTCCAGGTAATTATGAAAGGTATCTTCACCAGATAAAGGCCAATGAAACAAGCGTAGGATATTGGAATGTTCAGTCTGCTAATAAGAATGATATGTATGGCAGGTTTGCCAGAGGATTTGATTTAGCAAAAGGGAAAAATGCTTTATACTTTAATGTTGAAGATGCATTTTTTAATGATGTCCCACTTGATAGCAAACAACCGGTGGTTATTGAAATAATATATTTTGATAATTCTTACGGTAGCTGGGAGTTATTTTATGATGGTGCAGTAAATACCGATCAATCGTCTATACAGGTAACAGGAACCAATACCAATTCATGGAAAAGAGCGTCTGTAACCATTAATGATGCTTATTTTGGAAATAGAGCAAAAAATGGTGCAGATTTTTATATTAAAAGTACCGGAACGGAGGATGTTATTTTTTCCACTGTAGAATTAAAGAGACCGAATGTTGGTGAGGTAGCTGGTTTTTCAGCCTCCTCGCTTAAACCTTTTTCGCCAATGTGCATACAGGGATCTGCTTACCAAACACTTTATGTTAGCGGTAGTTTCCTGCCTCAGGGAAATACCATAATTGGTCCTCTGAATGGGTTTGCCTTTTCAATTGATAGTGGTAAAACTTATCCTGATTCTGTAATTATAAAAGATCGGGGGGCAGTATTTAGTGAAAAAGTTTTTGTAAAGTTTAAGCCTATCAAGGAAGGTGTTTATAATGGAAATATTCCGGTTCGTGGAGACAATGTTCCCACCTATAATGTTTTGGTAGAGGCTACATCAGTAAACAGTAGTCCTACATTACAACCAGTTGTAAAATCAATAAGTTGCTTTGGTACTAAAGATGGAGCCATTGACCTTGTAAGTAGTGGCGGCGAAGGACCGTTTACCTATAACTGGTCAGGAACTTCTAATTTCAAAGCCACTACTAAGGACGTAAGTGGATTAGCTGCGGGAACGTATACTGTATCGGTAAATTCCCTTGGTGGTTGTCTTACAAAAACAACTGTACAGATAACAAGCCCAACTGCATTGCAGGTTACAGCAGAAGCTTCTCAAATTTCGGTAGATCAAAATACTACTATGGTTACTGTATCAGCAACTGGAGGCACCTCCCCTTACTTAGGGGTGGGTAGTTTTTCTGCGGGAGAAGGTACATATACTTATACCGTTACAGATGCCAACGGCTGCAATTCGAATACTGTACTTACTGTTACAAAATCTAAAAGCTCCCTCAAAGCTTTTGCTTCTTCACAAAATATCAGTTGTCATGGTGGTTTTACAACAGTGTCAGTTACTGCAACAGGAGGAACTGAACCTTATTCGGGTACAGGTAATTTTATAGTTGCTGCAGGTACTTATACTTATACTGTAACGGATGCTGATGGTACTAATAGTTCTATAACCATAACTGTAAACGAGCCTCCAGCATTTAGCGCTATTGTGACCACTGAAAAAATAATGTGTAACGGCGGGACTACTAATATAGATGTATCTGGAACCGGAGGAGTTACTCCGTATTCAGGTATTGGTAACTTTACCGTTAATGCGGGCATTTACACTTACACTTTAACAGATGGAAATGGATGTACTGCGGTAAAGACGATTAATATTATTGAGCCGGCTCAAAAATTAAATGTCAGTCTGTCCGCCGATCCTATTCTTTGTAATAGCAGCACAACAAATATTGTTGTATCTGCATCAGGCGGTACTGCCCCTTATATTGGCACGGGCAATTTTACAGCTCTGGCAGGCAGTTATAGTTTTACGGTTACTGATGCCAATGGCTGCTCTGCAACACAAGCAATTAATCTGTCAGAGCCTTCAGCATTAGAAGTATTTGTGAAAGCTGAACCTATTAGCAATGATCAAAAGGCAACAACTGTAACCGTAACGGCTAATGGAGGAATCACTCCATACACAGGTACAGGTAATTTTACTGCAACAGAAGGTCAGCATAGTTATACAGTTACTGATGCCAACGGTTGCCAGGCAAGTAATTCCATTATGATAGCCAACACTCAAATAGCTCAGTTGGCTGCAACAGCAACACAGGGATCAATTTTATGTAACGGCGGTACTGCTACCGTAAAAGTAAATGCAACCGGTGGCTTGGCTCCTTATACAGGTACGGGTATATATACCGTTACTGCGGGCACCTATACCTATACAGTTAAAGATGCACTTGGGAATATTTGCAATGCAAATATTACAGTTGCGGAACCTGCCCCGCTAAACGTGAGTATTTCAAGCAATGCGGACGATGGTGCTTGCAAAGGATTGTCTAGTGCTATAACTGTAAATGTAACGGGCGGTACAACTCCTTACCAATACAACTTGAATGCAGGTAATTACCAGCTCAGTAATGAATTTAATAATCTTGCTGATGGATCCTATACAGTTATCGTAAAAGATAGTAATGGATGCATTAGTTCTGTTCCGACAGTTGTAACAAAGAGTGCTCCAATGAAAGCATGGTTTAGTGAAGTAACTGATGTAAGTGCTTGTGGATTTGCTGATGGTTCAGGGACAGTAATTAATCAAGGCGGTATTGGACCTTTTGAATACAGTATTAACAACGAAGATTTCCAAAGTGGAAATGTGTTTACCAAATTACCGGAAAACGAATATACGGTGGTAGTAAAAGATAGTCGGGGATGCGAAACTTCTGCGTCAACAAATATTAGAAGAAATAGCCAACTCGCTTTAGAGGTAAGCAGCCTGATACCCGTAAGTAGCTGTAAGAATAGCAATGGCGAAATAAAAGTAATGGCTTCAGGTGGAGGCGGTGCTTATCAATTCTGTGTAAATGGCCAACCTTTTAAAGGCAGTAGCACATTTACAGATTTAAGTGTAGGGCAATACACTATTACAGTAAAAGATTGGCGTGGTTGTACAAAATCCATAAATGTGGATATGACAAAATTGCCACCATTGGTTGCACAGGTTCAAAGCATCACTAATGCGGGTGCATGCGAAAACGATGGCGCAATTACACTTGGGTTTAGCGGTGGATCAGGCCCTTACCTGTTTTGTATTAACGGCGGCGTTTCTCAATCCTCAAATGTATTCAATAACCTCCCTGCAGGAATTTATACAGTGCAGGTAAGAGACAGCAGAAATTGCATTGCATCTGCAATTGCAACAATTGGTAAAGCATCAGAAATGCATCTTAAAGCTGATACAACTGCAATAAGTTGTAAAGGTGGTTCAGATGGAACGATTACCATAACAACAATCGGTGGCGTTGCACCTTACCAATACAGCATTGATGGCAAGCCATTCATAACAAGAAATATATTCGGAAACGTAAAAGCAGGTATTCATACTATTACAGTAACAGATAGTAAAGCTTGCATAGCTACGATTGATGTAAAAATGATGCCTGGAACAGAAGATTGTAGTAATTCAGGACCGGATTTGTCAATCGTATTCAATCCAAACGACAGCTTGTTCAAAGCAATGATATTGCCTAACCCATCACCATCTGCTTTTACACTTATTACAAATGGAAATAGCACGGAAAGGATAGATATTCTCGTTGTTGACATGACTGGAAAAGTAGTATACAAAACGAGTGGAAGTGCCAGCCAGCAATATCGTTTCGGTAGTGATTTTGCTTCGGGTATGTATATTGTTCGTATACTAAAAGGTGTGCATATTGAAAACATTAAGATCATTAAAACTACTAGCCAATAA